A stretch of DNA from Sphingomonas ginkgonis:
CGGCATTGCGCGGCTCGCAGCCTCGCGGTGCGCGCCGTGGTGGTCGACCATATCAAGCCGCTCAGCGAGGGCGGCAGCGATGACCGCGGCAACAAGCAGAGCCTCTGCAAGCCGTGCCACGACGCCAAGTCGAAGGC
This window harbors:
- a CDS encoding HNH endonuclease, giving the protein MRERAEVLQDEPFCRHCAARSLAVRAVVVDHIKPLSEGGSDDRGNKQSLCKPCHDAKSKAERAAAARRRAGR